One stretch of Sulfuricystis multivorans DNA includes these proteins:
- the leuB gene encoding 3-isopropylmalate dehydrogenase — protein MKILVLPGDGIGPEITAEAVRVLEALDLKFEMEEGLLGGCAVDATGDPYPEATRKLAREADAVLLGAVGGPKWDGNPREQRPERGLLGIRKELGLFANLRPAVLYPELANASTLKPEIVAGLDILIVRELTGDIYFGQPRGIEKRNVDGEEQRVGFNTMIYAESEIRRIARVACEAARKRNRRVCSVDKMNVLECTQLWRDVVTETAREYPDVELSHMLVDNAAMQLVKNPKQFDVMVTGNMFGDILSDEAAMLTGSIGMLPSASLDEKNKGLYEPCHGSAPDIAGKGLANPLATILSAAMMLRYTFSNEEAACRIENAVKRVLAQGLRTADIFEPGTRKVGTKEMGDAVLAAL, from the coding sequence ATGAAAATCCTCGTATTGCCCGGTGATGGCATCGGGCCGGAAATCACCGCCGAGGCGGTGCGCGTTCTCGAGGCACTCGACCTGAAATTCGAAATGGAAGAGGGGCTCTTGGGCGGTTGTGCCGTTGATGCAACCGGTGACCCTTATCCCGAGGCGACACGGAAGCTCGCGCGCGAGGCCGATGCCGTACTGCTCGGCGCCGTCGGCGGCCCAAAATGGGACGGCAACCCGCGCGAACAGCGACCCGAACGCGGTCTCTTGGGCATCCGCAAAGAGCTTGGCCTGTTCGCCAATCTGCGCCCGGCAGTGCTCTACCCGGAGCTTGCCAATGCCTCGACGCTCAAACCCGAGATCGTGGCCGGCCTCGACATCCTGATCGTGCGCGAACTGACCGGCGACATCTACTTCGGTCAGCCACGGGGAATCGAGAAGCGCAACGTCGATGGCGAAGAGCAGCGGGTCGGTTTCAACACGATGATCTATGCCGAGAGCGAGATCCGCCGCATCGCCCGTGTGGCCTGCGAGGCGGCGCGCAAGCGCAATCGCCGCGTCTGTTCGGTCGACAAGATGAACGTGCTCGAATGCACGCAGCTGTGGCGCGACGTGGTGACCGAGACGGCACGCGAATATCCTGATGTCGAGCTGTCGCACATGCTCGTCGACAATGCCGCGATGCAGCTGGTGAAAAACCCCAAACAATTCGACGTGATGGTCACCGGCAACATGTTCGGCGACATTCTCTCGGACGAAGCCGCGATGCTGACGGGTTCGATCGGCATGCTGCCCTCGGCATCGCTGGACGAAAAAAACAAGGGGCTCTACGAACCCTGCCATGGTTCGGCGCCGGACATTGCTGGCAAGGGGTTGGCCAACCCGCTGGCGACGATCCTCTCGGCTGCGATGATGTTGCGCTATACGTTCAGTAACGAAGAAGCGGCCTGCCGGATCGAGAATGCGGTGAAGCGGGTACTGGCCCAGGGGCTGCGCACTGCCGATATCTTCGAGCCGGGCACCCGGAAGGTCGGCACAAAGGAAATGGGCGACGCGGTGCTCGCGGCGCTTTGA
- the asd gene encoding aspartate-semialdehyde dehydrogenase, translating to MKKVGLVGWRGMVGSVLMSRMREEGDFALIEPVFFTTSNVGGQGPAEAGGAPLKDARDIAALRQMDIIISCQGGEYTKEVFAPLRAAGWNGYWIDAASSLRMADDAIIILDPVNLDVIEAGLAKGIKNYIGGNCTVSLMLMGLGGLFHHDLVEWVSAMTYQAASGAGAQNMRELLAQMGMLHEAVKAELADPASAILDIDRKVAETMRSATFPTKNFRGVPLAGSVIPWIDVPVEHGQSKEEWKGGAECNKILGRPPFRSPGSIPIDGICVRVGAMRCHSQGLTIKLKKDVPLDELADIIAKGNDWVKVVANEREITERELTPAAVTGTLTVPVGRLHKLAMGPEYLGAFTCGDQLLWGAAEPLRRMLRILLA from the coding sequence ATGAAGAAAGTAGGTTTGGTGGGTTGGCGCGGCATGGTCGGCTCGGTGCTGATGAGCCGCATGCGCGAAGAAGGCGATTTCGCCCTGATCGAACCGGTTTTTTTCACCACCTCGAACGTCGGCGGCCAAGGGCCGGCGGAGGCCGGCGGCGCGCCGCTCAAGGATGCCCGTGACATCGCCGCCTTGCGGCAGATGGACATCATCATCAGCTGTCAGGGTGGTGAGTACACGAAGGAGGTGTTCGCTCCCCTGCGTGCCGCGGGCTGGAATGGTTACTGGATCGACGCTGCATCCTCCCTCCGCATGGCCGATGATGCGATCATCATCCTCGATCCGGTCAATCTAGACGTCATCGAGGCGGGGCTGGCGAAAGGCATCAAGAATTACATCGGCGGCAACTGCACGGTGTCGTTGATGCTGATGGGACTGGGTGGGCTGTTCCATCACGATCTGGTCGAGTGGGTCTCGGCGATGACCTATCAGGCGGCTTCTGGCGCTGGCGCGCAGAACATGCGCGAGCTTTTGGCGCAGATGGGTATGCTGCACGAGGCGGTGAAAGCGGAACTCGCCGATCCCGCTTCCGCCATTCTCGACATCGATCGTAAGGTCGCCGAGACGATGCGCTCGGCGACATTTCCGACCAAGAACTTTCGTGGCGTGCCGCTCGCTGGCAGTGTGATTCCCTGGATCGACGTACCGGTCGAGCACGGCCAGTCGAAGGAAGAGTGGAAGGGCGGGGCAGAATGCAACAAAATCCTCGGCCGTCCACCGTTTCGCTCGCCGGGCAGCATCCCGATCGATGGCATCTGCGTGCGCGTCGGTGCGATGCGCTGCCACTCGCAGGGGCTGACCATCAAACTCAAAAAAGATGTGCCGCTCGACGAACTCGCGGACATCATCGCCAAAGGCAACGATTGGGTGAAGGTGGTAGCCAACGAGCGCGAAATCACCGAGCGGGAGCTGACACCCGCTGCAGTGACTGGCACGTTGACCGTGCCGGTGGGCCGTCTGCACAAACTGGCGATGGGGCCGGAATACCTCGGCGCATTTACCTGTGGCGACCAGCTGTTGTGGGGCGCCGCCGAACCCCTACGCAGGATGTTGCGGATTTTGCTCGCCTGA